A DNA window from Gemmatimonadetes bacterium SCN 70-22 contains the following coding sequences:
- a CDS encoding tRNA 2-thiouridine(34) synthase MnmA — protein sequence MSLAAGPRVLVAMSGGVDSSVAAALLHAQGYEVVGATMKLFCYGEEVPDRPCCSLDSINDARRICESLGVPHYVLNLESAFGQDVVDNFVQEYAAGRTPIPCVRCNTFTKFRDLLRKADAIGADFIATGHYARVIDGALHRGLDPAKDQAYFLWGIDRAVVSRMLLPVGHQTKAETRAVARSLGLTVADKVESQDICFVPDGDHTKIIRQRLGDDTPALARGPVVLADGTVVGEHDGYARFTIGQRRGLPGGFAEPMFVVAIHPASRAVVIGPREALLGRGVVAREVNWLAAPPPVGAPLQVQVRHRAPAAQAEVLRLQGDEIELALAEPVAAITPGQSLVMYDGTRVLGGGFIERAAGARAMLPVQAA from the coding sequence ATGAGCCTCGCCGCAGGCCCCCGGGTGCTGGTCGCGATGTCCGGCGGTGTCGACTCGTCCGTCGCCGCGGCGCTGCTGCACGCCCAGGGGTACGAGGTGGTTGGGGCGACGATGAAGCTCTTCTGCTACGGCGAGGAGGTCCCCGACCGCCCCTGCTGTTCGCTCGACTCCATCAACGACGCACGGCGGATCTGCGAGTCGTTGGGGGTCCCGCACTACGTGCTCAACCTGGAGAGCGCCTTCGGGCAGGACGTGGTGGACAACTTCGTGCAGGAGTACGCGGCCGGGCGCACGCCGATTCCATGCGTCCGCTGCAACACGTTCACCAAGTTCCGCGACCTCCTGCGCAAGGCCGACGCCATCGGCGCGGACTTCATCGCCACGGGACACTACGCCCGCGTGATCGATGGCGCCCTGCACCGGGGGCTCGACCCCGCCAAGGACCAGGCGTACTTCCTGTGGGGGATCGACCGGGCGGTCGTCTCCCGCATGCTCCTGCCGGTGGGGCACCAGACCAAGGCGGAGACGCGGGCGGTGGCGCGGTCGTTGGGGCTGACGGTGGCCGACAAGGTGGAGTCGCAGGACATCTGCTTCGTCCCCGACGGGGACCACACCAAGATCATCCGCCAGCGCCTCGGCGACGACACCCCGGCCCTGGCGCGCGGGCCGGTCGTCCTGGCCGATGGCACGGTGGTGGGCGAGCACGACGGCTACGCGCGCTTCACCATCGGACAGCGGCGCGGCCTCCCCGGGGGATTCGCCGAGCCGATGTTCGTCGTCGCCATCCACCCGGCGTCACGTGCGGTGGTGATCGGCCCGCGCGAGGCGTTGCTCGGGCGCGGCGTCGTCGCGCGCGAGGTGAACTGGCTGGCCGCCCCCCCGCCGGTCGGTGCACCGCTGCAGGTGCAAGTGCGTCACCGCGCCCCGGCGGCGCAGGCCGAAGTGCTCCGCCTGCAGGGGGACGAGATCGAACTGGCCCTCGCCGAGCCGGTGGCGGCGATCACGCCGGGCCAGTCGCTCGTGATGTACGATGGGACGCGCGTGCTCGGCGGGGGCTTCATCGAGCGCGCGGCCGGTGCGCGGGCGATGCTCCCCGTGCAGGCCGCGTAG
- a CDS encoding bacillithiol biosynthesis deacetylase BshB1, translating to MTSLDLLAIVAHPDDAELTCGGTLIKAARMGRRTGILDLTAGEMGSRGSAELRAREATEANAILGVAVRETLGLPDSGITNTPDTRRLLAGALRRLQPRVVIAPAPAPYGRHPDHRVAAELIRDAVFVSGLRKLDDAHPPFRPHKVVHAITYREDHLKPTFVVDISDTFEEKLAAIRCYGSQFDDAVQAGEVYPNGEPLYDIVRHQAAHYGSLIRVRYGEPFYTTETMRVDDITTLAVSTF from the coding sequence ATGACGTCCCTCGACCTCCTCGCCATCGTCGCGCATCCCGACGACGCCGAGCTGACCTGCGGCGGAACGCTCATCAAGGCGGCGCGGATGGGGCGGCGTACCGGCATCCTCGACCTGACGGCGGGGGAGATGGGGTCGCGCGGCTCGGCGGAGCTGCGTGCCCGCGAGGCGACCGAAGCCAACGCCATCCTCGGCGTCGCCGTGCGCGAGACGCTGGGACTTCCCGACAGCGGCATCACCAACACCCCGGACACGCGACGGCTGCTGGCCGGCGCGCTCCGCCGGCTGCAGCCGCGCGTCGTGATCGCCCCCGCCCCGGCGCCGTATGGCCGGCATCCCGACCACCGCGTGGCGGCAGAGCTGATCCGCGACGCGGTCTTCGTGTCGGGGCTTCGCAAGCTCGACGACGCGCACCCGCCGTTCCGGCCGCACAAGGTGGTGCACGCCATCACCTATCGCGAAGACCACCTGAAGCCGACCTTCGTGGTCGACATCAGCGACACCTTCGAGGAGAAGCTGGCGGCGATCCGCTGCTATGGCTCGCAGTTCGACGACGCGGTGCAGGCCGGCGAGGTCTACCCCAACGGCGAGCCGCTGTACGACATCGTGCGGCACCAGGCCGCGCACTACGGGTCGCTGATCCGCGTGCGGTACGGGGAGCCGTTCTACACCACCGAGACCATGCGGGTCGACGACATCACCACCCTCGCGGTGTCCACGTTCTGA
- a CDS encoding ABC transporter has product MTAPAIRVDGLVRDFPKVRALDHLTFEVPAGTVFGFLGPNGAGKTTVIRVLLGLVDPTAGRTEVFGRDPRTEGDQVRQQAGALLEHNGVYERLTALQNLDFYARAWHMPRTDRAERIRELLSQFGLWERRDESVGTWSRGMKQKLAVARAVLHRPRLVFLDEPTAGLDPVASASLRDDLARLAQEEGVTIFLTTHNLGEAERLCSLVGVIRRGRLLDFGPPAALRAARGAPLVRVAGRGLSDGVLDGLARLTGVAGVRRANDEILLQLSPGADIAVIVAWLVGAGVAVEEVRRDRASFEDVFLELVAGETAVPPEHAP; this is encoded by the coding sequence ATGACCGCTCCCGCGATCAGGGTGGACGGCCTCGTGCGCGACTTCCCCAAGGTACGCGCCCTGGACCACCTCACCTTCGAGGTTCCCGCCGGGACCGTCTTCGGCTTCCTCGGTCCCAACGGTGCGGGAAAGACGACCGTCATCCGTGTCCTCCTCGGTCTCGTGGATCCCACGGCCGGGCGAACCGAGGTCTTCGGCCGCGACCCGCGCACGGAAGGCGACCAGGTGCGCCAGCAGGCCGGCGCCCTCCTGGAGCACAACGGGGTATACGAGCGGCTGACGGCGCTGCAGAACCTCGACTTCTACGCGCGCGCCTGGCACATGCCCCGGACCGACCGCGCCGAACGCATTCGCGAGCTGCTTTCCCAGTTTGGCCTGTGGGAACGGCGCGACGAGTCGGTCGGGACGTGGAGCCGAGGGATGAAGCAGAAGCTCGCCGTGGCCCGAGCGGTGCTGCACCGCCCCAGGCTGGTCTTCCTTGACGAGCCGACGGCGGGGCTCGACCCGGTGGCGAGCGCCTCGCTGCGCGACGACCTGGCGCGGCTCGCGCAGGAAGAAGGCGTGACGATCTTCCTCACCACGCACAACCTGGGGGAGGCCGAGCGCCTCTGTTCCCTCGTCGGGGTGATACGCCGCGGCCGGCTGCTCGACTTCGGCCCCCCCGCGGCCCTGCGCGCCGCGCGAGGGGCCCCGCTCGTGCGCGTGGCCGGGCGCGGGCTCTCCGACGGCGTTCTCGACGGGCTGGCACGGCTCACCGGCGTGGCCGGCGTGCGACGCGCCAACGACGAGATCCTCTTGCAGCTGTCCCCGGGGGCCGACATCGCCGTGATCGTCGCCTGGCTCGTGGGCGCGGGGGTCGCCGTCGAGGAGGTGCGGCGCGACCGCGCATCGTTCGAGGACGTCTTCCTCGAGCTCGTGGCCGGCGAGACCGCCGTCCCCCCGGAGCACGCGCCATGA